Proteins encoded within one genomic window of Besnoitia besnoiti strain Bb-Ger1 chromosome II, whole genome shotgun sequence:
- a CDS encoding hypothetical protein (encoded by transcript BESB_036540) codes for MRPAPPLALVATNASAKSSSFSWSLPYLSASAPSPSSSFLSSLSPSAPSLSRSMSATPAWVRPAGAHALACPPRLLQRPSQAPARRMTCGKQGLAPLSQLRALPPRFPCLSALASSPPGSTAAEKPAPRSPGGRAFFAAASHASSPSFRPPTFFPLLPLSPLGAAFRALASLQGTRARTLDRRTFSSAKRTPPLSEDPGDEETQDSIDAEEESDAPPRKEDAWSLGASSSGSASRPAKKTKGASSRTKQKQTKQTSKRVLEEGLDAKEMSRQAHDAPTAAKAQKPSKGADADAGEQSEEGDSCGELFMSKQNQKKQRAQAAHFPAKGHPLAASGDADDVMKQEKATTEAQNEETATSDASLSPPSPSSSSQSPPPSQDSPSLLSFSETSPSSSLAPADVASPACVSSSTVFFPEEESEASPYSRFACMRRATHEARLKDALERFKAVSKKETASRGRAWRVYEGWPPRSRVPVGDEHSKFGPLQRHAFVFNRLKGTGRKREPTLAICCGNKPVLLLSEPEFEALVEKLPWIKHEMAEFKKLL; via the exons AtgaggcccgcgccgcccttgGCGCTGGTCGCGACCAACGCCAGCGCCAagtcgtcttccttctcttggTCTCTCCCTTACCTttctgcctccgctccgtctccgtcttcttctttcctgtcatctctctctccttctgctccctctctgtcgcgaAGCATGTCCGCGACTCCTGCCTGGGTTCGCCCAGccggcgcccacgcgctgGCTTgtcccccgcgcctcctgcagcggccttctcaggcgcccgcgaggcggatGACTTGCGGAAAGCaaggcctcgcgcccctgTCCCAGTTGCGTGCCCTTCCTCCGCGGTTCCCTTGTCTCAGCGCCCtggcttcgtcgcctcctggTTCCACTGCAGCAGAAAAGCCCGCGCCTCGTTCCCCCGGTGGCCGCGCGTTCTTTGCAGCTGCCTCTCatgcctcttctccctcgttcCGGCCTCCTACattctttcctcttcttcctctgtctcctcttggAGCTGCTTtccgcgctctcgcctcgctgcagggAACACGGGCGCGGACTCTCGATCGTCGCACATTCTCTTCTGCAAAGCGCACCCCCCCTCTGAGCGAAGACccgggcgacgaagagactCAAGACTCTatcgacgcagaggaagagtccgatgcgccgccgcggaaagaGGACGCTTGGAGTCTCGGCGCAAGCTCTTCCGGTTCCGCTTCTCGCCccgcgaaaaaaacaaagggcgcgagctcgaggacgaagcagaagcagacTAAACAGACTTCAAAGAGAGTCCTCGAGGAAGGGCTGGACGCGAAGGAGATGTCTCGCCAGGCGCACGACGCTCCCACTGCAGCGAAAGCGCAGAAACCCTCCAAGGGGGCAGACGCGGATGCAGGCgagcagagcgaggagggagacagctGCGGAGAGCTCTTTATGTCGAAGCAGAaccagaagaagcagcgcgccCAGGCAGCCCACTTCCCTGCGAAAGGACATcccctcgcggcctcgggAGATGCAGACGACGTGATGAAGCAAGAGAAGGCAACGACAGAAGCACAGAATGAAGAAACAGCTACTTCTGatgcctcgctgtcgccaccctctccttcctcctcctctcagTCACCGCCTCCTTCTCAAGACTCTCCTTCGCTCTTGTCGTTCTCAGAGACCTCTCCATCTTCGTCGCTTGCTCCTGCAGACGTCGCCTCTCCTGCTTGTGTGTCCTCCTCGACAGTTTTCTTcccagaagaggagagcgaggccagTCCGTACAGCCGcttcgcgtgcatgcgccgagCCACCCACGAGGCGCGTCTCAAGGATGCGTTGGAGCGATTTAAAGCTGTTTCCAAGAAGGAAACCGCTTCCCGAGGAAGAGCTTGGCGCGTGTACGAGGGAtggccgccgcgctctcgcgtcCCTGTTGGCGATGAGCATTCCAAG TTCGGGCCTCTCCAGCGGCACGCGTTTGTCTTTAACCGGCTGAAAGGGACAGGGCGGAAGCGCGAGCCGACGCTGGCGATCTGCTGCGGCAACAAACCGGTGCTCCTCCTGAGCGAGCCTGAGTTCGAGGCGCTCGTCGAGAAGCTGCCCTGGATCAAGCACGAAATGGCGGAGTTCAAGAAGCTGCTGTGA